The following coding sequences lie in one Rutidosis leptorrhynchoides isolate AG116_Rl617_1_P2 chromosome 6, CSIRO_AGI_Rlap_v1, whole genome shotgun sequence genomic window:
- the LOC139856154 gene encoding uncharacterized protein, translated as MQRLCSKLRSLTAFRSPSSSSTFIKPPPPQLPSFHHRLRGRFFHSSPPNPLTKTLNHRHSFISPNFHPLVFNSPSTSQLTRTAVSNHASSSPISYMQVRHLTLKQRKRKLKSRQPLSPVVSKLKKYKMKSYSSFKGRFRTMNDGQIRRWKEGKRHNAHLKSKIAKRRGRLPALVPAAYAKVMKKLNFCG; from the exons ATGCAGCGATTGTGCTCCAAACTCCGATCACTCACCGCCTTCCGTTCACCATCATCATCGTCCACATTTattaaaccaccaccaccacaacttcCGTCATTCCACCACCGCCTCCGCGGTCGTTTCTTCCATTCATCTCCCCCAAATCccctcaccaaaaccctaaatcatcGTCACTCCTTCATTTCCCCCAATTTTCATCCACTGGTATTCAATTCTCCTTCAACATCGCAACTTACAAGAACTGCTGTTTCTAATCATGCTTCTTCATCTCCTATATCT TACATGCAAGTGCGGCATCTTACTCTCAAGCAAAGGAAGCGGAAGTTAAAGAGTAGGCAGCCACTTTCTCCGGTAGTTTCCAAGCTGAAGAAATACAAAATGAAGTCTTATTC atctttcaagggACGGTTTAGGACTATGAATGATGGGCAGATTAGGCGGTGGAAGGAAGGCAAACGACACAATGCTCATTTAAAG TCGAAGATAGCAAAGCGTAGGGGCAGACTTCCTGCCTTAGTTCCAGCAGCATATGCTAAAGTGATGAAGAAACTCAACTTCTGTGGTTAA